The DNA region CCCCGAATGCTACCCTAACGCCTGCGAATTTACTGTTGCTATTAAATTGAACGTTCCCATCTTCATCGAGCCGGCCCTGATAATCAAACCCGTAGAGCCTGTGAGGGAGAAAGTACACGTTCATCTCGAACCAGATATTCACCTCAGACCAGAAGTGACGGCGGCTGCACCTGTTTGTGTTCCTCAAAATGGATATGCCAGACAGCAATTGCCTGTTTAATAGACTCTGCAATAGTCATAACCGCAATAATCAATTCACACAATTTTTTTTCAAGCAAAAGGATTCCAAATTATGTCTACATACAACCCCGAATGCTACCCTAACGCCTGCGAATTTACTGTTGCTATTAAATTGAACGTTCCCATCTTCATCGAGCCGGCCCTGATAATCAAACCCGTCGAGCCTGTGAGGGAGAAAGTACACGTTCATCTCGAACCAGATATCTACCTCAACTCAGAAATAACGGCGACTCCACCCGTTTGTGTTCCTCAAAATGGATATGGCATACAGCAGTTGCCTACTTTACAAGTACTACCATAGCCATAGCCCTGGATTTCTCTCAAGAAATACATTTTATAACCCCTTGCTTAGAAGTTGTTTGAAAAGTGTTTCACTGTCACTATAGGCACTTTTAGATCCCCTCTAACCCACGCCAGTCGCTCCACTTGGGGAAACCCCAAAACCGCGCTGGCTCCCCTTAAAAAGGGTGAAACCGGAATCAAAGTCCCCCAACTTATCGGGGGATTTAGAGGGGTCTAGAACTTTTAATACCGACAAGAGGACTTTTCAAACATCCTCTTAGTAAGGATTTAATTTTTTCAATGGTGGTCTGAATACCCCACGCTCAAGATTGCTGATTTCTGACGAATGTATTCTTCTTCAATTATCTGGTGATTGATTCCATGCAAAAACGCAAACTTAATATCTCTTTGCTATTAAAAGTACCTATTGACCTCGAAATAGAAGTCTTGGGAGTACCGCCTACAAACTGCCATCAAGCTGAGGATAAAAAAGAGGATACAAATATTTTTCACCTCAAAGGAGATTCTGAGCCTGAGATTGTGATTAGTGGGGCGAGTTTAGCTGACCTCGATGAAAATAGTCAGGCTTTAGTCAGTCAAATTGTAGGTGAGCTTGAGCAAACAGGCAAGATTTTTTCCACGTTTTCCCCAACTCAATATGAGCAAGACAAACCAGGAAATTATGAACAGGAGATAGTAGAGAAATACGAATGTATAGATGCTTTTTCAATAGAAGACTTTGTAGCTATTCAACCAGAAACTCCACAACGTCATAAAAAAATTATGGGGCGCTTCTTGGACTCGTTAAGCGATAGTTTTGCCTTGGCCGTGAATAGTATGGGAACAGTTTTGTTTCTAGGTAAACTAGCTAACTATACTTGGGAGTGAAGCAAAGGTCTATAGTAGTTATTAAGAGGTTGTTTGAAAAGTGGTTGGCTGTATCTTTGTAGTTATTGATCCCTCCAACTCCCTTCAAAAGGTTGCAAAACCTTTCTAAGTACCCCTTTTTTAGGGTAATTAGAACATTTTGCTACTAAAAGAAGACTTTTTAAACATTTTCTTAGACATAGGAGTGAAAAAGAATCTAGAGACGTAGCACTACTACGGCTGTACAAGGGTTCTGAATAACGCATATTTAATTTCTGGAAATGTCTAAGGTGAGATGCTCCTTGCAAAATAAAAGCATGTCTATATTTCTCTTAAAATATGAACGAGTTAGTTACTGCAATTAGTACAGGGTCAATTGCGTTCATTGCCACAAACATTGATGATATTGTCATTTTATTGTTGCTTTTTTCTCAAATAAATGCTAATTTTCGCCGTAGGCATATAGTTGCCGGTCAGTTTCTAGGTTTTACAGTTCTGTTAATCCTTAGTCTTTCTGGTTTATTTGGTGGGTTAGTTTTATCAAAAAGCTGGATTGGATTACTTGGTTTACTACCAATTGCCATAGGTATCAGTAGTTTAGTCAATAAGCAAGAAGATTCTTTGGAGGAAGTTGTAGCTACAACTGAAGAATCTGAGGCATCAAACATTACTAATTTCCTATCTCCTCAAACTTACAGCGTAGCAGCTATTACAGTTGCAAATGGTAGTGATAATATTAGTGTCTATGTGCCGTTATTTGCTAGC from Nostoc commune NIES-4072 includes:
- a CDS encoding cadmium resistance transporter, whose protein sequence is MNELVTAISTGSIAFIATNIDDIVILLLLFSQINANFRRRHIVAGQFLGFTVLLILSLSGLFGGLVLSKSWIGLLGLLPIAIGISSLVNKQEDSLEEVVATTEESEASNITNFLSPQTYSVAAITVANGSDNISVYVPLFASSNLESFVIIIGLFFLLLGVWCYAAYKLINYRVIADVLTRYGNNIVPFVLIGLGAFIVLKSGALNLIKLAASCFCLMILVKNNESIDEIGENSSR